The Cohnella abietis genome has a segment encoding these proteins:
- a CDS encoding M23 family metallopeptidase: MAHRKRKPKWSFFLIRDADQRVRQFQVSGRAVVLLPVAAAFTLAGCFTVWQIQTLNHIHDLEARLAHDSIQHKNSLEGKNSEMNALTSEFNLLNGQTERLKEQLSGLSELEQRLRQFLGKYGEGVPQPSNRDASSTAVFESTITDFSELSQMLDEMAVSMESSLRKSVQKQAELDAIPSGWPTVARRLTSGFGFRRDPMTGKTTFHAGVDISGDTGDPIYAAGDGKVKESGFNRTRGNYIIITHRNGLESWYMHLSQIGVKIGDQLKRGDIIGKMGNSGRSTGTHLHFQIVVSEEPVNPLPYLRQIKED; this comes from the coding sequence ATGGCACATAGAAAACGCAAGCCAAAATGGTCCTTTTTCCTTATTCGGGATGCCGACCAGCGGGTTAGGCAATTTCAAGTGTCGGGAAGAGCAGTCGTATTGTTGCCTGTCGCTGCGGCATTTACTCTTGCGGGCTGTTTCACTGTTTGGCAAATTCAGACTTTGAATCATATTCATGATTTGGAGGCTCGTCTTGCCCACGATTCAATTCAGCACAAAAACTCCTTGGAAGGAAAGAACAGTGAGATGAACGCCCTCACTAGTGAATTCAATCTCCTAAACGGACAGACTGAACGATTGAAGGAGCAGTTGAGCGGACTAAGTGAGCTTGAGCAGCGACTTAGGCAATTTCTCGGAAAGTATGGAGAAGGCGTACCTCAACCATCTAACAGGGATGCCTCTTCTACAGCAGTCTTTGAATCAACGATAACCGATTTCTCCGAGCTTTCGCAAATGCTGGATGAAATGGCCGTTTCTATGGAGTCTAGCTTGCGCAAGTCCGTGCAGAAGCAAGCCGAGCTCGATGCCATTCCCTCAGGATGGCCAACCGTTGCAAGGCGCTTAACGTCTGGGTTCGGCTTCCGGCGTGATCCGATGACCGGGAAGACTACCTTTCATGCAGGCGTAGATATTTCTGGTGATACTGGCGATCCTATCTATGCTGCAGGAGACGGTAAGGTTAAGGAATCCGGGTTTAACCGTACAAGGGGCAATTATATCATCATTACCCACCGCAACGGTTTGGAATCATGGTATATGCATTTAAGCCAAATTGGAGTTAAAATAGGCGATCAGCTTAAGCGTGGAGATATCATCGGCAAAATGGGCAATAGCGGTCGAAGCACCGGAACACATTTGCACTTCCAGATTGTCGTTAGCGAGGAGCCTGT